In Onthophagus taurus isolate NC chromosome 6, IU_Otau_3.0, whole genome shotgun sequence, a genomic segment contains:
- the LOC111427826 gene encoding serine protease inhibitor 3/4-like isoform X25, with the protein MKISCFLLVVSFFVCTMAGNDLLTATEVSNGNTKFTSNLYQILAKEPGNVFFSPISAHAVLSMIYQGASGATAEALRKNLYLPEVKATATGYKNIMTELNSVENVTLHIANKVYIANKYQLNDNFKLTATKDYLAEAQPLDFKQSVVAAKEINTWVENKTNNKIKDLIQPDDLDELTRLVLVNAIYFKGNWLHQFPVEHTRKEKFYLNDKDSVLCDMMHLTDHFEYAEDTELDAKILRMRYTNKDVSMVIVLPNSKTGIFALEQKLANKDLTTLTSQLVSREVIVSLPKFKIETTIDLKDSLEKLGMGVIFSDAAEFPNLIKGDEPLKVSKAIQKAFIEVNEQGAEAAAATVIELTDRIMMETPYFCADQPFVFYINYEESHINLFYARITNP; encoded by the exons tttCGTGTTTTCTTTTGGTGGTTTCATTCTTCGTTTGTACGATGGCAGGAAACGATTTATTAACAGCGACCGAAGTGTCTAACGGAAATACAAAATTCACATcgaatttatatcaaatattaGCAAAAGAACCCGGAAATGTGTTTTTCTCACCAATTAGTGCTCATGCAGTGCTCTCTATGATCTACCAAGGAGCTTCTGGGGCGACAGCTGAagctttaagaaaaaatcTGTATCTTCCAGAAGTAAAAGCGACAGCCACTGGTTATAAAAACATTATGACCGAGTTGAATTCAGTTGAAAACGTGACTTTGCACATTGCCAATAAAGTCTACATAGCAAATAAGTATCAATTgaatgataattttaaacttaCCGCTACCAAGGATTACTTGGCTGAAGCACAACCATTGGATTTCAAACAAAGTGTAGTAGCCgctaaagaaattaatactTGGGTTGAGAATAAAACCAACAATAAGATTAAAGATTTAATCCAACCAGACGATTTGGATGAATTAACCCGTTTGGTTTTGGTCAATGCTATTTATTTCAAGGGCAACTGGTTGCATCAATTCCCAGTTGAACACAccagaaaagaaaagttttatttgaacgATAAAGACTCCGTCCTTTGCGATATGATGCATTTAACCGATCATTTCGAATACGCCGAAGATACCGAATTAGATGCTAAGATTTTGAGAATGCGCTACACCAACAAAGATGTCAGTATGGTTATTGTTCTTCCTAATTCGAAGACTGGTATTTTCgctttagaacaaaaattggcCAACAAAGATTTAACAACGTTGACGAGCCAATTAGTTTCTCGCGAAGTAATCGTTTCATTgcctaaatttaaaattgaaaccaCCATTGATCTTAAAGATTCCCTTGAAAag ttGGGTATGGGTGTTATATTTTCTGATGCGGCTGAATTCCCCAATTTAATTAAAGGGGATGAACCGCTTAAAGTTTCAAAAGCTATTCAAAAAGCTTTTATCGAAGTAAACGAACAAGGAGCTGAAGCAGCTGCAGCAACTG tGATTGAACTCACCGATAGAATTATGATGGAAACACCATATTTCTGCGCAGACCAACCCTtcgttttttacataaattacgAAGAATCAcacatcaatttattttacgcAAGAATCACAAACCCatga
- the LOC111427826 gene encoding serine protease inhibitor 3/4-like isoform X10, with amino-acid sequence MKISCFLLVVSFFVCTMAGNDLLTATEVSNGNTKFTSNLYQILAKEPGNVFFSPISAHAVLSMIYQGASGATAEALRKNLYLPEVKATATGYKNIMTELNSVENVTLHIANKVYIANKYQLNDNFKLTATKDYLAEAQPLDFKQSVVAAKEINTWVENKTNNKIKDLIQPDDLDELTRLVLVNAIYFKGNWLHQFPVEHTRKEKFYLNDKDSVLCDMMHLTDHFEYAEDTELDAKILRMRYTNKDVSMVIVLPNSKTGIFALEQKLANKDLTTLTSQLVSREVIVSLPKFKIETTIDLKDSLEKLGMGVIFSDAAEFPNLIKGDEPLKVSKAIQKAFIEVNEQGAEAAAATGLVMATFACVMKPPPAMFNADHSFISFIESRNGNKKDVLFYGKIADLKE; translated from the exons tttCGTGTTTTCTTTTGGTGGTTTCATTCTTCGTTTGTACGATGGCAGGAAACGATTTATTAACAGCGACCGAAGTGTCTAACGGAAATACAAAATTCACATcgaatttatatcaaatattaGCAAAAGAACCCGGAAATGTGTTTTTCTCACCAATTAGTGCTCATGCAGTGCTCTCTATGATCTACCAAGGAGCTTCTGGGGCGACAGCTGAagctttaagaaaaaatcTGTATCTTCCAGAAGTAAAAGCGACAGCCACTGGTTATAAAAACATTATGACCGAGTTGAATTCAGTTGAAAACGTGACTTTGCACATTGCCAATAAAGTCTACATAGCAAATAAGTATCAATTgaatgataattttaaacttaCCGCTACCAAGGATTACTTGGCTGAAGCACAACCATTGGATTTCAAACAAAGTGTAGTAGCCgctaaagaaattaatactTGGGTTGAGAATAAAACCAACAATAAGATTAAAGATTTAATCCAACCAGACGATTTGGATGAATTAACCCGTTTGGTTTTGGTCAATGCTATTTATTTCAAGGGCAACTGGTTGCATCAATTCCCAGTTGAACACAccagaaaagaaaagttttatttgaacgATAAAGACTCCGTCCTTTGCGATATGATGCATTTAACCGATCATTTCGAATACGCCGAAGATACCGAATTAGATGCTAAGATTTTGAGAATGCGCTACACCAACAAAGATGTCAGTATGGTTATTGTTCTTCCTAATTCGAAGACTGGTATTTTCgctttagaacaaaaattggcCAACAAAGATTTAACAACGTTGACGAGCCAATTAGTTTCTCGCGAAGTAATCGTTTCATTgcctaaatttaaaattgaaaccaCCATTGATCTTAAAGATTCCCTTGAAAag ttGGGTATGGGTGTTATATTTTCTGATGCGGCTGAATTCCCCAATTTAATTAAAGGGGATGAACCGCTTAAAGTTTCAAAAGCTATTCAAAAAGCTTTTATCGAAGTAAACGAACAAGGAGCTGAAGCAGCTGCAGCAACTG GTTTAGTTATGGCAACATTCGCATGTGTTATGAAACCACCACCTGCAATGTTTAACGCCGATCATTCTTTCATCAGTTTTATCGAAAGTCGTAACGGCaacaaaaaagatgttttattttatgggAAAATTGCTGacttaaaagaataa
- the LOC111427826 gene encoding serine protease inhibitor 3/4-like isoform X15, which translates to MKISCFLLVVSFFVCTMAGNDLLTATEVSNGNTKFTSNLYQILAKEPGNVFFSPISAHAVLSMIYQGASGATAEALRKNLYLPEVKATATGYKNIMTELNSVENVTLHIANKVYIANKYQLNDNFKLTATKDYLAEAQPLDFKQSVVAAKEINTWVENKTNNKIKDLIQPDDLDELTRLVLVNAIYFKGNWLHQFPVEHTRKEKFYLNDKDSVLCDMMHLTDHFEYAEDTELDAKILRMRYTNKDVSMVIVLPNSKTGIFALEQKLANKDLTTLTSQLVSREVIVSLPKFKIETTIDLKDSLEKLGMGVIFSDAAEFPNLIKGDEPLKVSKAIQKAFIEVNEQGAEAAAATVVCMDNCITKAPDEVFIDHPFIICIENRKSVNTNGSILFFGVISNPNV; encoded by the exons tttCGTGTTTTCTTTTGGTGGTTTCATTCTTCGTTTGTACGATGGCAGGAAACGATTTATTAACAGCGACCGAAGTGTCTAACGGAAATACAAAATTCACATcgaatttatatcaaatattaGCAAAAGAACCCGGAAATGTGTTTTTCTCACCAATTAGTGCTCATGCAGTGCTCTCTATGATCTACCAAGGAGCTTCTGGGGCGACAGCTGAagctttaagaaaaaatcTGTATCTTCCAGAAGTAAAAGCGACAGCCACTGGTTATAAAAACATTATGACCGAGTTGAATTCAGTTGAAAACGTGACTTTGCACATTGCCAATAAAGTCTACATAGCAAATAAGTATCAATTgaatgataattttaaacttaCCGCTACCAAGGATTACTTGGCTGAAGCACAACCATTGGATTTCAAACAAAGTGTAGTAGCCgctaaagaaattaatactTGGGTTGAGAATAAAACCAACAATAAGATTAAAGATTTAATCCAACCAGACGATTTGGATGAATTAACCCGTTTGGTTTTGGTCAATGCTATTTATTTCAAGGGCAACTGGTTGCATCAATTCCCAGTTGAACACAccagaaaagaaaagttttatttgaacgATAAAGACTCCGTCCTTTGCGATATGATGCATTTAACCGATCATTTCGAATACGCCGAAGATACCGAATTAGATGCTAAGATTTTGAGAATGCGCTACACCAACAAAGATGTCAGTATGGTTATTGTTCTTCCTAATTCGAAGACTGGTATTTTCgctttagaacaaaaattggcCAACAAAGATTTAACAACGTTGACGAGCCAATTAGTTTCTCGCGAAGTAATCGTTTCATTgcctaaatttaaaattgaaaccaCCATTGATCTTAAAGATTCCCTTGAAAag ttGGGTATGGGTGTTATATTTTCTGATGCGGCTGAATTCCCCAATTTAATTAAAGGGGATGAACCGCTTAAAGTTTCAAAAGCTATTCAAAAAGCTTTTATCGAAGTAAACGAACAAGGAGCTGAAGCAGCTGCAGCAACTG TTGTCTGTATGGATAATTGCATAACTAAGGCACCAGATGAAGTTTTTATTGACCATCCATTTATAATATGTATAGAAAATCGAAAGTCTGTAAACACAAATGGAAGTATTTTATTCTTCGGGGTTATTTCTAACccaaatgtttaa
- the LOC111427826 gene encoding antichymotrypsin-2-like isoform X8 encodes MKISCFLLVVSFFVCTMAGNDLLTATEVSNGNTKFTSNLYQILAKEPGNVFFSPISAHAVLSMIYQGASGATAEALRKNLYLPEVKATATGYKNIMTELNSVENVTLHIANKVYIANKYQLNDNFKLTATKDYLAEAQPLDFKQSVVAAKEINTWVENKTNNKIKDLIQPDDLDELTRLVLVNAIYFKGNWLHQFPVEHTRKEKFYLNDKDSVLCDMMHLTDHFEYAEDTELDAKILRMRYTNKDVSMVIVLPNSKTGIFALEQKLANKDLTTLTSQLVSREVIVSLPKFKIETTIDLKDSLEKLGMGVIFSDAAEFPNLIKGDEPLKVSKAIQKAFIEVNEQGAEAAAATGLVVVTKSAFIRLAPPLTFLVDHPFIACIEQHMAEKSNNILFLGKFIDPSST; translated from the exons tttCGTGTTTTCTTTTGGTGGTTTCATTCTTCGTTTGTACGATGGCAGGAAACGATTTATTAACAGCGACCGAAGTGTCTAACGGAAATACAAAATTCACATcgaatttatatcaaatattaGCAAAAGAACCCGGAAATGTGTTTTTCTCACCAATTAGTGCTCATGCAGTGCTCTCTATGATCTACCAAGGAGCTTCTGGGGCGACAGCTGAagctttaagaaaaaatcTGTATCTTCCAGAAGTAAAAGCGACAGCCACTGGTTATAAAAACATTATGACCGAGTTGAATTCAGTTGAAAACGTGACTTTGCACATTGCCAATAAAGTCTACATAGCAAATAAGTATCAATTgaatgataattttaaacttaCCGCTACCAAGGATTACTTGGCTGAAGCACAACCATTGGATTTCAAACAAAGTGTAGTAGCCgctaaagaaattaatactTGGGTTGAGAATAAAACCAACAATAAGATTAAAGATTTAATCCAACCAGACGATTTGGATGAATTAACCCGTTTGGTTTTGGTCAATGCTATTTATTTCAAGGGCAACTGGTTGCATCAATTCCCAGTTGAACACAccagaaaagaaaagttttatttgaacgATAAAGACTCCGTCCTTTGCGATATGATGCATTTAACCGATCATTTCGAATACGCCGAAGATACCGAATTAGATGCTAAGATTTTGAGAATGCGCTACACCAACAAAGATGTCAGTATGGTTATTGTTCTTCCTAATTCGAAGACTGGTATTTTCgctttagaacaaaaattggcCAACAAAGATTTAACAACGTTGACGAGCCAATTAGTTTCTCGCGAAGTAATCGTTTCATTgcctaaatttaaaattgaaaccaCCATTGATCTTAAAGATTCCCTTGAAAag ttGGGTATGGGTGTTATATTTTCTGATGCGGCTGAATTCCCCAATTTAATTAAAGGGGATGAACCGCTTAAAGTTTCAAAAGCTATTCAAAAAGCTTTTATCGAAGTAAACGAACAAGGAGCTGAAGCAGCTGCAGCAACTG gattGGTTGTTGTAACAAAATCTGCGTTTATACGTTTAGCACCTCCATTAACATTTCTCGTTGACCATCCGTTTATTGCATGTATTGAACAACACATGGCAGAGAAgtcaaacaatattttattcctAGGAAAGTTTATCGATCCATCTAgtacttaa
- the LOC111427826 gene encoding serine protease inhibitor 3/4-like isoform X23: MKISCFLLVVSFFVCTMAGNDLLTATEVSNGNTKFTSNLYQILAKEPGNVFFSPISAHAVLSMIYQGASGATAEALRKNLYLPEVKATATGYKNIMTELNSVENVTLHIANKVYIANKYQLNDNFKLTATKDYLAEAQPLDFKQSVVAAKEINTWVENKTNNKIKDLIQPDDLDELTRLVLVNAIYFKGNWLHQFPVEHTRKEKFYLNDKDSVLCDMMHLTDHFEYAEDTELDAKILRMRYTNKDVSMVIVLPNSKTGIFALEQKLANKDLTTLTSQLVSREVIVSLPKFKIETTIDLKDSLEKLGMGVIFSDAAEFPNLIKGDEPLKVSKAIQKAFIEVNEQGAEAAAATGLKITFFSYSQLDEFTVNQPFLIKIISNENGRNNILFTGRILKP; the protein is encoded by the exons tttCGTGTTTTCTTTTGGTGGTTTCATTCTTCGTTTGTACGATGGCAGGAAACGATTTATTAACAGCGACCGAAGTGTCTAACGGAAATACAAAATTCACATcgaatttatatcaaatattaGCAAAAGAACCCGGAAATGTGTTTTTCTCACCAATTAGTGCTCATGCAGTGCTCTCTATGATCTACCAAGGAGCTTCTGGGGCGACAGCTGAagctttaagaaaaaatcTGTATCTTCCAGAAGTAAAAGCGACAGCCACTGGTTATAAAAACATTATGACCGAGTTGAATTCAGTTGAAAACGTGACTTTGCACATTGCCAATAAAGTCTACATAGCAAATAAGTATCAATTgaatgataattttaaacttaCCGCTACCAAGGATTACTTGGCTGAAGCACAACCATTGGATTTCAAACAAAGTGTAGTAGCCgctaaagaaattaatactTGGGTTGAGAATAAAACCAACAATAAGATTAAAGATTTAATCCAACCAGACGATTTGGATGAATTAACCCGTTTGGTTTTGGTCAATGCTATTTATTTCAAGGGCAACTGGTTGCATCAATTCCCAGTTGAACACAccagaaaagaaaagttttatttgaacgATAAAGACTCCGTCCTTTGCGATATGATGCATTTAACCGATCATTTCGAATACGCCGAAGATACCGAATTAGATGCTAAGATTTTGAGAATGCGCTACACCAACAAAGATGTCAGTATGGTTATTGTTCTTCCTAATTCGAAGACTGGTATTTTCgctttagaacaaaaattggcCAACAAAGATTTAACAACGTTGACGAGCCAATTAGTTTCTCGCGAAGTAATCGTTTCATTgcctaaatttaaaattgaaaccaCCATTGATCTTAAAGATTCCCTTGAAAag ttGGGTATGGGTGTTATATTTTCTGATGCGGCTGAATTCCCCAATTTAATTAAAGGGGATGAACCGCTTAAAGTTTCAAAAGCTATTCAAAAAGCTTTTATCGAAGTAAACGAACAAGGAGCTGAAGCAGCTGCAGCAACTG gactGAAAATTACTTTCTTCTCTTATTCTCAACTAGATGAGTTTACCGTTAACCAACCATTCCTAATAAAGATAATCTCGAACGAAAATGGgagaaataacattttatttactggaagaattttgaaaccttaa
- the LOC111427826 gene encoding serine protease inhibitor 3/4-like isoform X4 produces the protein MKISCFLLVVSFFVCTMAGNDLLTATEVSNGNTKFTSNLYQILAKEPGNVFFSPISAHAVLSMIYQGASGATAEALRKNLYLPEVKATATGYKNIMTELNSVENVTLHIANKVYIANKYQLNDNFKLTATKDYLAEAQPLDFKQSVVAAKEINTWVENKTNNKIKDLIQPDDLDELTRLVLVNAIYFKGNWLHQFPVEHTRKEKFYLNDKDSVLCDMMHLTDHFEYAEDTELDAKILRMRYTNKDVSMVIVLPNSKTGIFALEQKLANKDLTTLTSQLVSREVIVSLPKFKIETTIDLKDSLEKLGMGVIFSDAAEFPNLIKGDEPLKVSKAIQKAFIEVNEQGAEAAAATAFEIVNRISDNDTNPCYITVNRPFIIAIETTSAQHNKTIHKETLFIGRIETVQDEINKNKV, from the exons tttCGTGTTTTCTTTTGGTGGTTTCATTCTTCGTTTGTACGATGGCAGGAAACGATTTATTAACAGCGACCGAAGTGTCTAACGGAAATACAAAATTCACATcgaatttatatcaaatattaGCAAAAGAACCCGGAAATGTGTTTTTCTCACCAATTAGTGCTCATGCAGTGCTCTCTATGATCTACCAAGGAGCTTCTGGGGCGACAGCTGAagctttaagaaaaaatcTGTATCTTCCAGAAGTAAAAGCGACAGCCACTGGTTATAAAAACATTATGACCGAGTTGAATTCAGTTGAAAACGTGACTTTGCACATTGCCAATAAAGTCTACATAGCAAATAAGTATCAATTgaatgataattttaaacttaCCGCTACCAAGGATTACTTGGCTGAAGCACAACCATTGGATTTCAAACAAAGTGTAGTAGCCgctaaagaaattaatactTGGGTTGAGAATAAAACCAACAATAAGATTAAAGATTTAATCCAACCAGACGATTTGGATGAATTAACCCGTTTGGTTTTGGTCAATGCTATTTATTTCAAGGGCAACTGGTTGCATCAATTCCCAGTTGAACACAccagaaaagaaaagttttatttgaacgATAAAGACTCCGTCCTTTGCGATATGATGCATTTAACCGATCATTTCGAATACGCCGAAGATACCGAATTAGATGCTAAGATTTTGAGAATGCGCTACACCAACAAAGATGTCAGTATGGTTATTGTTCTTCCTAATTCGAAGACTGGTATTTTCgctttagaacaaaaattggcCAACAAAGATTTAACAACGTTGACGAGCCAATTAGTTTCTCGCGAAGTAATCGTTTCATTgcctaaatttaaaattgaaaccaCCATTGATCTTAAAGATTCCCTTGAAAag ttGGGTATGGGTGTTATATTTTCTGATGCGGCTGAATTCCCCAATTTAATTAAAGGGGATGAACCGCTTAAAGTTTCAAAAGCTATTCAAAAAGCTTTTATCGAAGTAAACGAACAAGGAGCTGAAGCAGCTGCAGCAACTG CTTTCGAAATTGTTAATCGTATCTCGGACAATGATACCAATCCTTGTTATATCACCGTCAATCGACCTTTTATTATTGCAATTGAAACTACATCAGCTCAACATAACAAAACAATCCACAAAGAAACTCTCTTTATAGGCAGAATTGAAACTGTTCAAgatgaaataaacaaaaataaagtttaa
- the LOC111427826 gene encoding serine protease inhibitor 3/4-like isoform X14, with amino-acid sequence MKISCFLLVVSFFVCTMAGNDLLTATEVSNGNTKFTSNLYQILAKEPGNVFFSPISAHAVLSMIYQGASGATAEALRKNLYLPEVKATATGYKNIMTELNSVENVTLHIANKVYIANKYQLNDNFKLTATKDYLAEAQPLDFKQSVVAAKEINTWVENKTNNKIKDLIQPDDLDELTRLVLVNAIYFKGNWLHQFPVEHTRKEKFYLNDKDSVLCDMMHLTDHFEYAEDTELDAKILRMRYTNKDVSMVIVLPNSKTGIFALEQKLANKDLTTLTSQLVSREVIVSLPKFKIETTIDLKDSLEKLGMGVIFSDAAEFPNLIKGDEPLKVSKAIQKAFIEVNEQGAEAAAATGIEISNRVMDIPIEVFEVNHPFVFIIEMESILKKYIFYAGVIYDYLYS; translated from the exons tttCGTGTTTTCTTTTGGTGGTTTCATTCTTCGTTTGTACGATGGCAGGAAACGATTTATTAACAGCGACCGAAGTGTCTAACGGAAATACAAAATTCACATcgaatttatatcaaatattaGCAAAAGAACCCGGAAATGTGTTTTTCTCACCAATTAGTGCTCATGCAGTGCTCTCTATGATCTACCAAGGAGCTTCTGGGGCGACAGCTGAagctttaagaaaaaatcTGTATCTTCCAGAAGTAAAAGCGACAGCCACTGGTTATAAAAACATTATGACCGAGTTGAATTCAGTTGAAAACGTGACTTTGCACATTGCCAATAAAGTCTACATAGCAAATAAGTATCAATTgaatgataattttaaacttaCCGCTACCAAGGATTACTTGGCTGAAGCACAACCATTGGATTTCAAACAAAGTGTAGTAGCCgctaaagaaattaatactTGGGTTGAGAATAAAACCAACAATAAGATTAAAGATTTAATCCAACCAGACGATTTGGATGAATTAACCCGTTTGGTTTTGGTCAATGCTATTTATTTCAAGGGCAACTGGTTGCATCAATTCCCAGTTGAACACAccagaaaagaaaagttttatttgaacgATAAAGACTCCGTCCTTTGCGATATGATGCATTTAACCGATCATTTCGAATACGCCGAAGATACCGAATTAGATGCTAAGATTTTGAGAATGCGCTACACCAACAAAGATGTCAGTATGGTTATTGTTCTTCCTAATTCGAAGACTGGTATTTTCgctttagaacaaaaattggcCAACAAAGATTTAACAACGTTGACGAGCCAATTAGTTTCTCGCGAAGTAATCGTTTCATTgcctaaatttaaaattgaaaccaCCATTGATCTTAAAGATTCCCTTGAAAag ttGGGTATGGGTGTTATATTTTCTGATGCGGCTGAATTCCCCAATTTAATTAAAGGGGATGAACCGCTTAAAGTTTCAAAAGCTATTCAAAAAGCTTTTATCGAAGTAAACGAACAAGGAGCTGAAGCAGCTGCAGCAACTG GTATTGAAATATCGAATAGAGTGATGGATATACCAATAGAAGTATTTGAAGTTAACCATCCGTTTGTGTTCATTATCGAAATGGAATCgattcttaaaaaatacatattttacGCCGGTgttatttatgattatttatattcttaa
- the LOC111427826 gene encoding serine protease inhibitor 3/4-like isoform X16, whose amino-acid sequence MKISCFLLVVSFFVCTMAGNDLLTATEVSNGNTKFTSNLYQILAKEPGNVFFSPISAHAVLSMIYQGASGATAEALRKNLYLPEVKATATGYKNIMTELNSVENVTLHIANKVYIANKYQLNDNFKLTATKDYLAEAQPLDFKQSVVAAKEINTWVENKTNNKIKDLIQPDDLDELTRLVLVNAIYFKGNWLHQFPVEHTRKEKFYLNDKDSVLCDMMHLTDHFEYAEDTELDAKILRMRYTNKDVSMVIVLPNSKTGIFALEQKLANKDLTTLTSQLVSREVIVSLPKFKIETTIDLKDSLEKLGMGVIFSDAAEFPNLIKGDEPLKVSKAIQKAFIEVNEQGAEAAAATAFEIVPLSLKYYEDFYVDHPFLIYVIKERYYTREFINLFNGRIVFPF is encoded by the exons tttCGTGTTTTCTTTTGGTGGTTTCATTCTTCGTTTGTACGATGGCAGGAAACGATTTATTAACAGCGACCGAAGTGTCTAACGGAAATACAAAATTCACATcgaatttatatcaaatattaGCAAAAGAACCCGGAAATGTGTTTTTCTCACCAATTAGTGCTCATGCAGTGCTCTCTATGATCTACCAAGGAGCTTCTGGGGCGACAGCTGAagctttaagaaaaaatcTGTATCTTCCAGAAGTAAAAGCGACAGCCACTGGTTATAAAAACATTATGACCGAGTTGAATTCAGTTGAAAACGTGACTTTGCACATTGCCAATAAAGTCTACATAGCAAATAAGTATCAATTgaatgataattttaaacttaCCGCTACCAAGGATTACTTGGCTGAAGCACAACCATTGGATTTCAAACAAAGTGTAGTAGCCgctaaagaaattaatactTGGGTTGAGAATAAAACCAACAATAAGATTAAAGATTTAATCCAACCAGACGATTTGGATGAATTAACCCGTTTGGTTTTGGTCAATGCTATTTATTTCAAGGGCAACTGGTTGCATCAATTCCCAGTTGAACACAccagaaaagaaaagttttatttgaacgATAAAGACTCCGTCCTTTGCGATATGATGCATTTAACCGATCATTTCGAATACGCCGAAGATACCGAATTAGATGCTAAGATTTTGAGAATGCGCTACACCAACAAAGATGTCAGTATGGTTATTGTTCTTCCTAATTCGAAGACTGGTATTTTCgctttagaacaaaaattggcCAACAAAGATTTAACAACGTTGACGAGCCAATTAGTTTCTCGCGAAGTAATCGTTTCATTgcctaaatttaaaattgaaaccaCCATTGATCTTAAAGATTCCCTTGAAAag ttGGGTATGGGTGTTATATTTTCTGATGCGGCTGAATTCCCCAATTTAATTAAAGGGGATGAACCGCTTAAAGTTTCAAAAGCTATTCAAAAAGCTTTTATCGAAGTAAACGAACAAGGAGCTGAAGCAGCTGCAGCAACTG CTTTCGAAATCGTGCCTTTATCCTTGAAGTATTACGAAGACTTCTACGTCGATcatccatttttaatttatgtaatcAAAGAACGATATTATACaagagaatttattaatttatttaatggaaGAATTGTATTCCCATTTTAA